The following proteins are encoded in a genomic region of Candidatus Limnocylindrales bacterium:
- a CDS encoding DUF262 domain-containing protein: MPGSTFQTNPFNLDKLLEECHVGSLQLPDFQRSWVWDEDRIKSLIASISRAFPVGALMTLNTGGPVNFKPRPIEGAPPESKQTVPHALLLDGQQRMTSLYQVTLRGKVVETVTPKNKKVKRWFYLDIKKALDPSVDREEAVVGVPEDRLVRTDFGREIAFDLSTPEREYALLMYPITQVFDWDHWQDGFDEYWCGDQNKSIRDEFRTFKKQVLENFKSYHVPVITLDKSTSKEAVCVVFEKVNTGGKSLDAFELVTAMYAASNHELRRDWYGDDTSKGRHRRFAETLRPAGADTGIIAEVANTDFLQAVSLFYTRDRRRAAEVAGKQGKELPAISGNRQALLNLPLEAYKKYEAQVERGFTQAAKFLHTLHIYRIFDLPYQSQIVPLAAILADIGDAWEHEANRAMLVRWYWNGVFGELYGSAVDSRIARDFMEVPAWLKGGPEPSTVSETMFRADRLKTMRMRLSAAYKGVNALLMKEGALDFRSGQRFDHTVFFGENVDIHHIFPQDWCKRQGVKQAVYDSIINKTPLSYRTNRIVGGVAPSEYLAKLEGGNAKAPPIKGESLDTYLTSHLIDPTLLRADRFDAFMADRQQRLLRLIEKAIGKAAYVGDVEDEGEDVEIDEDAAEAGLTIGQ, encoded by the coding sequence ATGCCCGGCTCCACGTTCCAAACCAACCCGTTCAATCTCGATAAGCTTCTCGAAGAGTGCCATGTCGGCAGTCTTCAGTTGCCAGATTTTCAGCGAAGTTGGGTCTGGGATGAGGATCGCATCAAGAGTCTGATTGCTTCAATCTCGCGAGCATTCCCTGTTGGCGCCCTCATGACGCTCAACACGGGAGGCCCGGTGAATTTCAAGCCCAGGCCGATCGAAGGCGCGCCGCCCGAATCAAAACAGACTGTTCCTCATGCCCTTCTTCTCGATGGTCAGCAGCGAATGACCTCCCTCTACCAGGTCACGTTGCGCGGAAAGGTTGTCGAGACAGTCACGCCCAAAAACAAAAAGGTAAAGCGCTGGTTCTACCTCGACATCAAAAAAGCGCTCGACCCTTCCGTGGATCGCGAGGAGGCCGTGGTCGGTGTGCCTGAAGATCGCCTCGTCCGAACCGATTTCGGCCGCGAGATCGCATTCGATCTTTCTACTCCGGAGCGGGAATACGCGTTACTCATGTACCCGATCACCCAAGTCTTCGATTGGGACCATTGGCAGGACGGCTTCGACGAATACTGGTGCGGTGACCAGAACAAAAGCATTCGCGACGAATTTCGGACTTTTAAGAAACAGGTACTGGAGAACTTCAAATCGTACCACGTACCGGTCATCACACTGGACAAATCGACTTCGAAAGAAGCGGTCTGCGTTGTCTTCGAGAAGGTGAATACGGGCGGAAAGTCGCTAGATGCGTTTGAGCTCGTGACGGCGATGTACGCAGCGTCAAATCACGAACTGCGGAGAGACTGGTACGGCGATGACACGTCAAAAGGTCGGCACCGACGGTTCGCAGAAACGCTGCGGCCAGCCGGTGCAGACACTGGTATCATTGCCGAGGTCGCCAATACCGACTTCCTGCAGGCCGTCTCGCTATTTTACACCCGTGACCGGCGCCGCGCGGCGGAAGTCGCCGGCAAGCAGGGGAAGGAATTGCCCGCTATATCGGGCAATCGACAAGCGCTGCTGAATCTACCCCTCGAAGCGTACAAGAAGTACGAGGCCCAAGTAGAACGGGGCTTCACTCAGGCAGCAAAATTTCTACACACGCTCCATATCTATCGGATTTTTGATCTTCCGTACCAATCCCAGATCGTTCCGTTGGCTGCCATCTTGGCGGATATCGGTGATGCATGGGAGCACGAGGCGAACCGCGCAATGCTCGTTCGCTGGTACTGGAATGGCGTGTTCGGAGAACTCTACGGATCGGCAGTCGATTCCCGCATTGCGCGGGATTTCATGGAAGTCCCGGCTTGGCTGAAGGGTGGCCCAGAGCCATCCACCGTATCCGAAACTATGTTCCGAGCGGACCGTCTGAAGACCATGCGCATGCGCCTCTCAGCCGCTTACAAAGGCGTGAATGCGCTTCTTATGAAGGAAGGGGCACTCGACTTTCGCTCAGGCCAACGGTTCGATCACACAGTGTTCTTCGGGGAGAACGTCGACATTCATCACATATTCCCGCAAGACTGGTGTAAGCGCCAAGGCGTGAAGCAAGCCGTCTACGACTCCATCATCAACAAGACGCCTCTCTCGTATAGAACGAATCGTATCGTCGGTGGCGTCGCGCCATCTGAGTATCTCGCCAAATTGGAAGGAGGGAATGCGAAGGCGCCGCCAATCAAGGGTGAAAGCCTCGACACCTATCTCACCTCCCACTTGATCGACCCAACCCTCTTACGCGCAGATCGGTTTGATGCTTTTATGGCAGATCGGCAACAACGCCTTCTTAGGCTCATTGAGAAAGCGATCGGCAAAGCCGCGTACGTCGGAGACGTCGAGGATGAAGGTGAGGATGTAGAGATTGACGAGGACGCTGCCGAAGCTGGGCTCACGATCGGGCAATAG